Proteins co-encoded in one Synergistaceae bacterium genomic window:
- a CDS encoding amidohydrolase family protein, with protein MKKIDAHAHVGYFGSWCDVGITAREMVEAMQRYDIEKSIVSYPDNTVARDAAAEFPDRLVPLAWMDPNRGEQALAEFSDLVENHHFAGLKLHPLFNAYTANDAVVFPLIEYARKKNLPVFIHSGHPPFSLPWSIGQLAEVFPDVRFVMIHMGHGHGIYIQAAIDTAVKYANIWLENSGMPMHTKTREAYLKVGSSRVFWGSDIPFHHYAVEILRTEVSGLTESQLEDVFFNNIKNFMGW; from the coding sequence ATGAAAAAAATTGACGCTCATGCGCACGTCGGCTATTTCGGCTCCTGGTGCGACGTGGGGATCACGGCGCGGGAAATGGTCGAGGCCATGCAACGATACGACATTGAAAAAAGCATCGTCAGCTACCCCGACAACACCGTTGCTCGCGACGCGGCGGCCGAATTTCCGGACCGGCTCGTGCCTCTGGCCTGGATGGACCCGAACCGCGGGGAACAGGCTCTGGCGGAGTTTTCCGACCTGGTCGAAAATCACCATTTCGCGGGGCTGAAGCTGCACCCGCTGTTCAACGCCTATACGGCCAACGATGCCGTCGTCTTCCCCCTGATCGAATACGCCCGAAAGAAGAATCTGCCTGTGTTCATCCATTCGGGACATCCGCCCTTCTCGCTGCCCTGGAGCATCGGACAGCTCGCGGAGGTCTTCCCCGACGTGCGTTTTGTCATGATCCACATGGGGCACGGCCACGGGATTTACATTCAGGCCGCCATCGACACCGCCGTCAAATACGCCAACATCTGGCTGGAAAATTCGGGAATGCCCATGCACACCAAAACCAGGGAGGCTTATCTCAAAGTAGGCTCCAGCCGCGTTTTCTGGGGAAGCGACATCCCCTTTCATCACTATGCCGTGGAAATTCTGCGGACGGAGGTCTCCGGCCTGACGGAATCCCAGCTGGAGGACGTTTTTTTCAATAACATCAAAAACTTTATGGGCTGGTGA
- a CDS encoding succinylglutamate desuccinylase/aspartoacylase family protein, giving the protein MFGIKSLDFRGTKITALVLLLCSLGIARLASLDFAAMRTFELPIPAPGFEQRLLSEWFPPLAGTQLDTPVYIQNGTEPGGSVLVLGGTHPNEPAGFMTAVLMTERSRTKRGKLYVIPCANHAGFEHTQPQEASPESMHFTLPDGSIRVFRYGSRDILHTLTWPNPDIYIHRASGQRLSGNEARNLNRAYPGLPDGSPTERLAWAIMEFLRTEKIDLAFDLHEASPEYPVVDAIVAHERSMELAAATAMELKGQGIEVRLEPSPKNFRGLSHREWGDYSDTLPILMEVANPSQGRLRGRTDEALVLEGRDKAYMKAAGLGRLFVPWDAGGKPLALRVARHLTAIRTFLSMMEFFVDENKAIEIDGLPDYQQLIDDGLGKWLNSSKTN; this is encoded by the coding sequence ATGTTCGGTATAAAAAGCCTCGATTTTCGCGGAACAAAAATCACGGCGCTGGTTCTGCTGCTCTGCTCGCTGGGGATCGCCCGGCTCGCCAGCCTGGACTTCGCCGCAATGCGGACGTTCGAGCTTCCGATTCCCGCTCCCGGCTTTGAACAGCGCCTTTTGTCGGAGTGGTTTCCACCCCTCGCGGGAACGCAGCTGGACACGCCGGTTTACATTCAGAACGGGACGGAACCGGGGGGCTCCGTTCTCGTGCTGGGAGGAACTCACCCCAACGAGCCGGCGGGCTTCATGACGGCCGTCCTGATGACGGAGCGCTCCCGGACGAAGAGGGGCAAACTCTACGTCATCCCCTGTGCGAATCACGCTGGGTTCGAACATACTCAGCCCCAGGAGGCCTCCCCCGAGTCCATGCACTTCACCCTGCCCGACGGGTCGATCCGGGTGTTTCGCTACGGCTCCCGGGATATACTGCACACCCTGACCTGGCCCAACCCGGACATCTACATCCACAGAGCCTCAGGGCAGCGGCTTTCGGGCAACGAGGCCCGAAACCTGAACCGCGCTTATCCCGGCCTGCCGGATGGAAGTCCGACGGAACGCCTGGCCTGGGCGATCATGGAGTTTCTGCGCACGGAAAAAATCGATCTGGCCTTTGACCTGCACGAGGCCTCCCCGGAGTATCCCGTGGTGGACGCCATCGTCGCCCACGAAAGAAGCATGGAACTGGCCGCAGCCACGGCCATGGAGCTGAAGGGTCAGGGCATTGAGGTCCGGCTGGAGCCGTCGCCGAAGAACTTTCGGGGCCTGAGCCATCGGGAATGGGGCGACTACAGCGACACTCTGCCCATTCTGATGGAGGTCGCAAACCCGAGTCAGGGACGTCTGCGCGGGCGCACGGACGAGGCGCTGGTGCTGGAGGGCAGGGACAAGGCCTACATGAAGGCCGCCGGACTGGGACGCCTGTTCGTTCCCTGGGACGCCGGCGGCAAACCCCTGGCTCTGCGCGTGGCGCGCCACCTGACCGCCATCCGGACCTTTCTCTCCATGATGGAATTTTTCGTGGATGAAAACAAGGCCATCGAGATCGACGGTCTGCCCGACTATCAGCAGCTCATCGACGACGGTCTGGGAAAATGGCTGAACAGCAGCAAAACGAATTAA
- the ggt gene encoding gamma-glutamyltransferase, which produces MQRLSGFLAILGLVSLLFCGAEAQAANAPIAYKDVTAKNGMVAAANELASRAGVEILQKGGNAIDAAVATALALNVVEPNASGIGGGGFATIRLADGSIVCWDFREMAPGASTKDMYASEQSKKEKWTEVGGKSVGVPGSVAGLFTILGKYGTLSFAEVAAPAIKLAEEGFTVDKLLASMIEDNFEKISNYNPDGTPYTPDGLPLKAGDTLKNPVLAKTFKLLAEKGPDVYYKGEIGDAVVAAVKKAGGIMTKADLNAYKIQQREPVVGTYRGFTVVGPPPASSAGVHVMEILNIMETFPVAQWGHNGEKYLHTLAETSKMMFADRSKYMADTAFAKVPIHGLASKGYAVQQAGRIKSTAMTTVDAGDPWPFDDKPKTSWVPAGEHNSHQSTTHFSVMDNKGNVVGWTWTINYFFGSGVFVPEYGFMLNDEMDDFATNPASVNAPEPGKRPLSSMTPTIVLDKKGQPFMTLGSPGATRIILAVAQIIMNAVDFGMSMDEAIEAPRLFNSVSGGKAGKLMIEAGVAETTVNTLRLRGHDVDPRPKDLYFGGAQGIMYKNGTFIGGADSRRNGVAVGY; this is translated from the coding sequence ATGCAGCGACTCAGTGGATTTCTGGCAATATTGGGGCTTGTTTCACTTTTATTCTGTGGCGCGGAAGCGCAGGCGGCCAACGCTCCCATCGCGTACAAGGACGTGACGGCGAAGAACGGCATGGTGGCCGCGGCAAATGAACTGGCCTCCCGGGCCGGCGTGGAAATTCTGCAAAAGGGAGGCAACGCCATCGACGCCGCGGTGGCAACGGCACTGGCGCTGAACGTGGTGGAACCCAACGCCTCGGGGATCGGCGGAGGCGGCTTCGCCACGATCCGACTGGCGGACGGCTCCATCGTCTGCTGGGATTTTCGTGAAATGGCCCCCGGCGCGTCCACAAAGGACATGTACGCTTCCGAACAGTCCAAAAAGGAAAAATGGACGGAAGTGGGCGGCAAATCCGTCGGCGTGCCCGGCTCGGTGGCGGGACTGTTCACCATTCTGGGAAAATACGGCACCCTTTCCTTCGCGGAGGTGGCGGCTCCGGCGATAAAGCTCGCCGAAGAGGGCTTCACGGTGGATAAGCTCCTGGCCTCTATGATCGAGGACAACTTCGAAAAAATCAGCAACTACAACCCCGACGGCACCCCCTACACCCCCGACGGGCTGCCCCTGAAGGCCGGCGACACGCTGAAAAACCCCGTTCTTGCCAAAACCTTCAAACTTTTGGCGGAAAAAGGCCCCGACGTTTACTATAAGGGAGAGATCGGTGACGCCGTGGTGGCGGCGGTCAAAAAAGCGGGCGGAATCATGACGAAAGCGGACCTGAACGCCTATAAAATCCAGCAGCGTGAACCCGTCGTCGGCACCTATCGCGGGTTCACGGTGGTTGGACCTCCCCCGGCGTCCAGCGCGGGCGTCCACGTGATGGAGATCCTGAACATCATGGAAACCTTCCCCGTGGCCCAGTGGGGGCACAATGGAGAGAAGTACCTGCACACCCTGGCCGAAACCAGCAAGATGATGTTTGCGGACCGCAGCAAATACATGGCGGACACGGCCTTCGCGAAGGTTCCCATCCACGGACTGGCCTCCAAGGGATACGCCGTGCAGCAGGCCGGACGCATCAAGTCCACCGCCATGACCACCGTCGACGCCGGCGATCCCTGGCCCTTCGACGACAAGCCCAAAACCTCCTGGGTTCCGGCGGGTGAGCACAACTCCCACCAGTCCACGACGCATTTTTCCGTGATGGACAACAAGGGCAACGTGGTGGGCTGGACCTGGACCATCAACTACTTCTTTGGCTCGGGGGTTTTCGTTCCGGAGTACGGCTTCATGCTGAACGACGAAATGGACGACTTCGCCACGAACCCCGCCAGCGTCAACGCGCCCGAACCCGGCAAGCGTCCCCTGTCCTCCATGACGCCCACCATCGTGCTGGACAAAAAAGGTCAGCCCTTTATGACGCTGGGATCTCCCGGAGCGACCCGCATCATCCTGGCCGTGGCCCAGATCATCATGAACGCCGTGGACTTCGGAATGAGCATGGACGAGGCCATCGAAGCTCCCCGGCTCTTCAACTCCGTCAGCGGCGGCAAGGCGGGCAAGCTCATGATCGAGGCGGGCGTGGCGGAAACCACGGTGAATACGCTGAGACTGCGGGGGCATGATGTGGATCCACGCCCGAAGGACCTTTACTTCGGCGGAGCTCAGGGCATCATGTACAAAAACGGAACGTTCATCGGAGGGGCGGACTCCCGCCGCAACGGCGTCGCCGTGGGCTACTGA
- a CDS encoding TRAP transporter large permease subunit, with product MTWDWFWPEGFYALAMIVCFAFGAFALKLPIAVAMSAAAVVGALFAGFGIPVRHLVEGMFGYLDTILIIACAMIFMKTVQDIGLMEAVASWGIRKFRRQPLLLSIGVMFLIMLPGMLTGSSTAACLTTGALVAPILLRLGVPKAQTGAAIALGAIYGMIAPPVDIPVMIIGGGIDMPYVGFALPLLFATVPLALLVALTFIYPWLRRRDCVDEAGLEAELVRMERAPLTFRLFLPFAALIVLMTGEQLFPEQFPSLGMPLQFLIASACALFSGQKWNPVSSATRAVSDALPVLGILMGVGMFVQVMTLNGVRGFVSVSALDIPSWLLYVSIGISIPLFGAISSFGAASVLGVPFILALLDRDQILVGTALALIASLGDLMPPTALAGIFAAQVVEEKNYLKVLVKCAVPAIVTVLWGVAIIAWSAQLAPFLTK from the coding sequence ATGACCTGGGACTGGTTCTGGCCGGAGGGTTTCTACGCCCTCGCCATGATCGTCTGTTTCGCGTTCGGGGCTTTTGCCCTGAAGCTGCCCATTGCCGTGGCGATGTCGGCCGCCGCCGTGGTCGGCGCGCTGTTCGCGGGATTCGGAATCCCCGTGCGGCACCTGGTCGAGGGCATGTTCGGCTACCTCGACACGATCCTCATTATCGCCTGCGCCATGATCTTCATGAAAACGGTGCAGGACATCGGCCTGATGGAGGCTGTGGCCTCCTGGGGCATCCGGAAGTTCCGCCGGCAGCCCCTGCTGCTGTCCATCGGCGTCATGTTTCTGATCATGCTTCCCGGAATGCTGACCGGATCCTCCACCGCCGCCTGCCTGACCACCGGCGCGCTGGTGGCCCCCATTCTGCTCCGGCTGGGCGTTCCGAAGGCTCAAACGGGCGCCGCTATTGCGCTGGGAGCCATTTACGGCATGATCGCGCCTCCCGTGGACATTCCGGTTATGATCATCGGCGGCGGCATCGACATGCCCTACGTGGGGTTCGCCCTGCCGCTGCTGTTTGCCACCGTGCCGCTGGCTCTGCTGGTGGCCCTCACCTTCATCTATCCCTGGCTGCGCCGCCGGGACTGCGTAGACGAGGCCGGTCTGGAGGCGGAGCTGGTCCGCATGGAAAGAGCCCCTCTCACTTTCCGCCTGTTCCTGCCCTTCGCGGCGCTCATCGTCCTGATGACCGGAGAACAGCTCTTCCCCGAGCAGTTTCCTTCTCTGGGAATGCCCCTGCAGTTCCTGATCGCGTCGGCCTGCGCCCTGTTCAGCGGGCAGAAGTGGAACCCCGTCAGCTCCGCCACCCGCGCGGTCAGCGACGCCCTCCCCGTTCTGGGCATTCTGATGGGCGTGGGGATGTTCGTTCAGGTGATGACGCTGAACGGCGTCCGTGGCTTCGTTTCCGTGTCGGCGCTGGACATCCCCTCCTGGCTGCTTTATGTCAGCATCGGAATTTCAATTCCACTGTTCGGAGCGATTTCCTCCTTTGGAGCCGCCTCGGTGCTGGGGGTGCCCTTCATTCTGGCGCTGCTCGACCGGGATCAGATTCTGGTGGGGACCGCGCTGGCCCTGATCGCCAGCCTGGGGGACCTGATGCCGCCCACGGCGCTGGCGGGGATCTTCGCGGCGCAGGTCGTGGAGGAGAAAAACTACCTCAAAGTGTTGGTTAAATGCGCCGTTCCGGCGATCGTGACGGTTTTATGGGGCGTGGCGATCATCGCCTGGTCCGCGCAACTGGCGCCGTTCCTGACGAAATGA
- a CDS encoding HAD-IIA family hydrolase — MIVNLSDSPDSLKWEKNEDPRGLLKKVLCFLLDLDGTVYLDDRWIPGAPEFLERLKRLGKKFVFLTNNSSRGRAAYFEKLAKMGLIIEKAQLATSGDATIQWLRREMPGKRVFLAGTPSLKEDFLSEGVTLDDETPDAVVLAFDTGLDYAKLVKLCNLVRSGKPFIATHPDFNCPGRTGPVPDVGSFLACVEASTGRRPDLVIGKPNAGIVDYALGLAGALKEHSALVGDRLYTDIPSGVNNGLLSVCVLSGESTLEDVLNCEIQPHLVFDSLREMIPFLQPAE; from the coding sequence ATGATCGTAAATTTGTCCGATTCGCCCGATTCACTTAAATGGGAAAAAAATGAAGACCCCCGGGGGCTTTTGAAGAAGGTCCTCTGTTTTTTGCTGGACCTGGATGGCACGGTTTACCTGGACGACCGGTGGATTCCGGGCGCGCCGGAGTTTCTGGAGCGTCTGAAGCGTCTGGGGAAAAAGTTCGTCTTTTTGACCAACAATTCGTCGAGGGGCCGGGCGGCCTATTTCGAGAAGCTGGCGAAAATGGGGCTCATCATTGAAAAGGCGCAGCTGGCCACCTCCGGGGACGCCACCATCCAGTGGCTGAGGCGGGAGATGCCGGGAAAGCGGGTTTTTCTGGCGGGAACCCCAAGCCTGAAGGAGGATTTTCTGAGCGAGGGAGTGACGCTGGACGACGAAACTCCCGATGCGGTGGTTCTGGCCTTCGACACCGGGCTCGACTACGCGAAACTGGTGAAGCTGTGCAATCTCGTCCGGAGCGGAAAACCCTTCATCGCCACCCACCCGGACTTCAACTGTCCCGGCCGGACGGGGCCCGTTCCGGACGTGGGATCTTTTCTGGCCTGCGTGGAGGCGTCCACGGGGCGCAGGCCCGATCTGGTGATCGGCAAGCCCAACGCCGGCATCGTGGATTACGCTCTGGGACTGGCCGGAGCCTTGAAGGAACATTCCGCTCTGGTGGGAGACAGGCTTTACACCGACATCCCCTCCGGAGTGAACAACGGCCTCCTGAGCGTCTGCGTCCTCAGCGGCGAAAGCACCCTGGAAGACGTTCTGAACTGTGAAATTCAGCCCCACCTCGTCTTTGACTCGCTTCGGGAGATGATCCCCTTCCTGCAGCCGGCAGAATGA
- a CDS encoding LemA family protein, protein MNNIFLIAAGVAVAVILYGIALYNGLIRRKNRVAEAWSDIETLMKRRYDLIPNLVETVKGYAKHESETLEKVIQARNSAMGGASTPGAMAQNENLLTGTLKSIFALAESYPELKANENFRSLQAELTDTEDKIQASRRFYNSMVLDFNNRTELFPSGLIASMFGFKKREFFELGESERADVSRPVKVQF, encoded by the coding sequence GTGAATAATATTTTTTTGATTGCAGCAGGCGTGGCGGTTGCGGTAATTCTTTATGGAATTGCCCTTTACAACGGGCTGATCCGGCGAAAAAATCGCGTCGCCGAGGCATGGAGCGACATCGAGACTCTGATGAAGCGCCGATACGATCTGATTCCCAATCTGGTGGAAACCGTCAAGGGTTACGCCAAACACGAAAGCGAGACTCTGGAAAAGGTCATTCAGGCCCGCAACTCGGCCATGGGAGGAGCCTCCACCCCCGGCGCCATGGCTCAGAACGAAAACCTGCTGACGGGGACGCTGAAGTCCATTTTTGCGCTGGCGGAGTCCTATCCGGAGCTGAAAGCCAACGAAAATTTCCGCTCGCTCCAAGCGGAACTGACCGATACCGAGGACAAGATTCAGGCTTCGCGCCGGTTCTACAACTCGATGGTTCTGGACTTCAACAACCGGACGGAGCTGTTTCCCAGCGGTCTGATCGCCTCCATGTTCGGGTTCAAAAAACGCGAATTTTTTGAACTGGGAGAAAGCGAAAGGGCCGATGTCTCTCGTCCCGTCAAAGTGCAATTCTAG
- a CDS encoding M48 family metallopeptidase — MNIYDHIDANRRRIFFILLLFPAALYALTWMCCAALEYLGGNSFMWMNFAWRQANLVFPFVVGAAALWVAVAWFGAASGTLLGIAQARRLADDENPETRRLVENVALMAGLPTPAIYLIDDSSLNAFATGRNPKHSALALTTGIVEKLEKRELEGVIAHEMAHIGNRDTAVMGIVLVGIGVFALVGEVLLRSSLRPRVEYGRDRDRGRGRDRMVLLLIGAACLLFGYVIAPLIRMALSRRMEFQADATAAKITRRPDALADALEHISQDPVIEVIEGRPFVGNVYIENPAAEAKRSRGSGMSLWSTHPPIADRIAALRRMARGLDAGESQNLL, encoded by the coding sequence ATGAACATTTACGACCACATCGACGCCAACCGGCGGCGCATTTTTTTCATCCTGCTCCTGTTTCCGGCGGCGCTGTACGCCCTGACCTGGATGTGCTGCGCCGCGCTGGAGTATCTGGGAGGAAACAGCTTCATGTGGATGAATTTCGCGTGGCGCCAGGCGAACCTGGTTTTCCCCTTTGTCGTGGGAGCGGCGGCCCTGTGGGTGGCCGTCGCCTGGTTCGGAGCGGCCTCCGGAACGCTGTTGGGAATCGCTCAGGCCCGACGTCTGGCGGACGACGAGAACCCGGAGACGAGGCGTCTGGTGGAGAACGTGGCCCTGATGGCCGGATTGCCCACACCGGCCATCTACCTGATCGACGACTCCTCCCTGAACGCCTTCGCCACAGGCCGCAACCCGAAGCACTCCGCGCTGGCCCTGACCACGGGCATCGTGGAAAAGCTGGAAAAGCGCGAGCTGGAAGGCGTGATCGCCCACGAAATGGCCCACATCGGCAACCGAGACACGGCGGTGATGGGCATCGTTCTGGTGGGAATCGGCGTGTTCGCTCTGGTCGGGGAGGTTCTGCTGCGGTCGTCTCTGCGTCCGCGGGTGGAGTATGGCCGGGACAGAGACAGAGGCCGGGGCAGAGACCGCATGGTTCTCCTGCTGATCGGCGCGGCCTGCCTGCTGTTTGGATACGTCATAGCGCCCCTGATCCGCATGGCCCTGTCCCGACGCATGGAATTTCAGGCCGACGCCACGGCGGCGAAGATCACCCGGCGGCCCGACGCCCTCGCCGACGCCCTCGAACACATCTCGCAGGACCCTGTGATCGAGGTGATCGAGGGGCGTCCCTTCGTGGGCAACGTCTATATCGAAAATCCGGCGGCAGAGGCAAAAAGAAGCCGGGGAAGCGGGATGAGTCTCTGGTCCACTCATCCTCCCATCGCCGACCGCATCGCGGCCCTGCGCCGCATGGCCAGAGGGCTGGACGCCGGAGAATCGCAAAATTTATTATGA